From a region of the Nonlabens dokdonensis DSW-6 genome:
- a CDS encoding NADH-quinone oxidoreductase chain E: protein METLITNWILFVVLFLMLLGAYIIGFFFGNKKKLSTINSRVKDVEIKHNHKEGAIIIEDHQPGKIRATKTRERAGMLSESSPLNKEQLPETENQNIDVEVNQNDPKEKDDLTLIVGINDDIQNKLRDFGIHSFSQISKLSSEEIRNLSKEIDIFPGRIHRDDWKGQAKELMRKE from the coding sequence ATGGAAACATTAATTACTAATTGGATACTTTTTGTAGTGCTGTTTTTGATGCTTTTAGGCGCATATATCATAGGCTTTTTCTTTGGAAACAAAAAGAAACTTTCTACTATAAATTCAAGAGTAAAAGATGTAGAAATAAAGCATAATCATAAAGAAGGAGCTATAATCATTGAAGATCACCAACCTGGAAAAATAAGAGCTACAAAAACAAGAGAACGAGCTGGAATGTTAAGTGAAAGTTCTCCATTAAATAAAGAACAACTTCCAGAGACTGAAAATCAAAATATAGATGTTGAAGTCAATCAAAATGATCCTAAAGAAAAAGATGATCTAACATTGATTGTAGGTATCAATGATGATATTCAAAATAAGCTTAGGGATTTTGGGATTCATTCGTTTTCTCAAATCTCCAAATTAAGTAGTGAAGAAATAAGAAATTTATCCAAAGAAATTGATATTTTCCCTGGTAGAATACACCGCGATGACTGGAAAGGTCAAGCGAAAGAATTGATGAGAAAGGAATAG